Proteins from a single region of Clostridia bacterium:
- a CDS encoding M42 family metallopeptidase, translating to MTKLPAFDADYCLETFKKLLAVDSTTGQYEEIQSLICSALDGLGYAYHVTRKGGVVADLGGEGEALAVAAHFDDIGLMVRKVNPDGTLNVCPVGGLYPFYCMTENVRVHTRDGKVFTGAVCRTPNSVHVTEEELRDTPPDFRKNVCVVLDCDVKNAEDVAALGVATGDMIALEPRLELSGGYIKSRFIDDKAAVAILLTALKALKECGAALPRKTYFYFAAYEEIGHGTSWLPDGVCDMLAVDIAPTGPDQTSDEHKVTIFAKDSRFPYHWGMTNELRQTAIEAGVDFVMDIFTPHYGTDCDVSLVAGHDIRHAAIGFGTANSHGYERTHVDGLKATYDLLAAYLLKR from the coding sequence ATGACAAAGCTACCCGCCTTTGACGCGGACTACTGCCTCGAAACCTTCAAAAAGCTGCTCGCCGTCGACAGCACCACCGGACAGTATGAAGAAATACAGTCCCTTATCTGCTCTGCGCTCGACGGACTCGGATACGCCTATCATGTCACCCGCAAGGGAGGCGTGGTAGCCGACCTCGGCGGCGAAGGCGAAGCCCTCGCGGTCGCCGCGCACTTCGACGACATAGGCCTGATGGTGCGCAAGGTCAACCCCGACGGCACGCTGAACGTATGCCCCGTCGGCGGTCTCTATCCCTTCTACTGCATGACCGAGAACGTCCGCGTCCACACGCGCGACGGCAAGGTCTTCACCGGCGCGGTATGCCGCACGCCGAACTCCGTCCACGTTACCGAGGAGGAGCTGCGCGACACGCCGCCGGACTTCCGCAAAAACGTCTGCGTCGTGCTCGACTGCGACGTGAAAAACGCCGAAGACGTCGCGGCGCTCGGCGTAGCCACCGGCGATATGATCGCGCTCGAGCCGCGCCTCGAGCTTTCCGGCGGATATATCAAGTCGCGCTTCATCGACGACAAGGCCGCCGTCGCTATCCTGCTGACCGCGCTGAAGGCGCTGAAGGAATGCGGCGCCGCGCTCCCGCGCAAGACGTATTTCTACTTCGCCGCCTACGAAGAGATCGGCCACGGCACCTCCTGGCTGCCGGACGGCGTCTGCGATATGCTCGCCGTCGACATCGCGCCTACCGGTCCCGATCAGACCTCGGACGAGCACAAGGTAACGATCTTCGCGAAGGATTCGCGCTTCCCGTACCACTGGGGAATGACGAACGAACTGCGGCAGACCGCGATCGAAGCGGGCGTAGACTTCGTGATGGATATCTTCACCCCGCATTACGGCACCGACTGCGACGTCAGTCTCGTCGCCGGCCACGATATCCGCCACGCCGCCATCGGCTTCGGCACCGCCAACAGCCACGGCTACGAGCGTACCCACGTCGACGGGCTGAAGGCGACTTACGACCTGCTCGCCGCGTACCTGCTGAAACGATGA
- a CDS encoding MmcQ/YjbR family DNA-binding protein: MTRAELTEYISEQYGASPDAPWMDYPDNHVFRHGGSKKWFALIMTIPRAKLKLAGGGDIDVVNLKCDPLLVGSVTKQTGVFPAYHMNKTHWITVALDGSADAETVKMLLGASFALTAPKIKTKCEKPSP, encoded by the coding sequence ATGACAAGAGCCGAACTGACGGAATACATATCGGAGCAGTACGGCGCGTCGCCCGACGCGCCGTGGATGGATTATCCCGATAATCACGTCTTCCGCCACGGCGGGAGCAAAAAGTGGTTCGCGCTGATAATGACGATCCCGCGTGCGAAGCTGAAGCTCGCGGGCGGGGGCGATATCGACGTCGTCAACCTGAAATGCGATCCGCTGCTCGTCGGCTCTGTGACGAAGCAGACCGGCGTTTTTCCCGCGTATCATATGAACAAGACGCACTGGATAACCGTCGCGCTCGACGGCTCCGCCGACGCGGAAACGGTGAAAATGCTCCTCGGCGCGAGCTTCGCGCTCACCGCGCCGAAGATAAAGACGAAGTGCGAAAAGCCTTCCCCTTGA
- a CDS encoding endonuclease domain-containing protein, with protein sequence MNETRNPDLKPNAQSLRKNMTKEERHLWYDFLKTLSVTVNRQKVIGRYIVDFYCADAKLVIELDGSQHYAEAGIAGDKARDKFLSSLGLTVLRYTNLDVKKNFRGVCEDILNHIDTSSAPSGHLPLKGKA encoded by the coding sequence ATGAACGAAACACGAAATCCGGATCTGAAACCAAATGCGCAAAGTTTGAGAAAGAATATGACAAAGGAAGAGCGCCATCTTTGGTATGACTTCCTTAAAACCCTGTCCGTTACCGTAAACAGACAAAAGGTAATAGGCAGGTATATTGTGGATTTCTATTGTGCGGATGCAAAACTGGTGATAGAGCTCGACGGTTCGCAGCATTATGCGGAAGCCGGCATAGCAGGCGATAAGGCGAGAGACAAGTTTTTGAGTAGTCTGGGATTGACTGTTTTAAGATACACTAATCTCGATGTGAAAAAGAATTTCAGAGGGGTATGTGAGGATATATTGAATCACATTGACACCTCATCCGCCCCTTCGGGGCACCTTCCCCTCAAGGGGAAGGCTTGA
- a CDS encoding adenylosuccinate synthase, giving the protein MLTAVVGINWGDEGKGRMVDLLSSDYDVICRYQGGNNAGHTVVNERGKFVLNLLPSGILRETTVNVMGNGMVIDLEHLHGEIASLAEKGVSVTPANLKISSKAIICLPYHKMQDIMEEDRLADKKYGSTRRGIGPVYADKYMKKDLRMEDLFDDGLESKLADLVEWKNITFAGYGKKIDAAEIAQWLRVYGEAVKPFVNDVTAFLTGVVAEGKNVMFEAQLGALRDVEFGIYPYTSSSTTLAAYAPIGAGVPGMKLDNVIGIMKAYSTCVGEGPFTAEMFGEEAEKLRAAGGEYGAATGRPRRVGPFDVPASRYGVKMQGADELALTKLDVLSYMDKIPVCVAYEIDGERTREFPSGARLDRAKPVVEYVDGFGDVSGCRSYSELPAAARRYVEYLEDAVNCRIGYVSVGAGRDEYLRK; this is encoded by the coding sequence ATGCTGACAGCAGTCGTGGGCATCAACTGGGGCGACGAGGGGAAGGGGCGCATGGTCGACCTGCTCTCGTCGGATTACGACGTCATATGCCGCTATCAGGGCGGCAACAACGCGGGGCACACCGTGGTCAACGAACGGGGCAAATTCGTGCTGAATCTGCTTCCTTCCGGCATCCTCCGCGAGACCACCGTCAACGTGATGGGCAACGGAATGGTGATAGACCTCGAGCATCTGCACGGCGAGATCGCCTCCCTCGCGGAAAAGGGAGTGAGCGTCACCCCCGCCAACCTGAAAATAAGCAGCAAGGCGATCATCTGCCTGCCTTATCACAAGATGCAGGACATAATGGAGGAAGACCGCCTCGCGGATAAGAAATACGGCTCCACCCGCCGCGGCATCGGCCCCGTCTACGCCGATAAGTATATGAAAAAGGACCTGCGCATGGAGGACCTTTTCGACGACGGGCTCGAATCGAAACTCGCCGACCTCGTGGAGTGGAAAAACATAACCTTCGCCGGCTACGGAAAGAAGATCGACGCCGCAGAGATAGCGCAGTGGCTGCGCGTCTACGGCGAAGCGGTCAAGCCGTTCGTGAACGACGTCACCGCCTTCCTGACCGGCGTGGTCGCGGAAGGCAAAAACGTGATGTTCGAGGCGCAGCTCGGCGCCCTGCGCGACGTTGAGTTCGGCATATATCCCTACACCTCGTCCTCCACCACCCTCGCCGCCTACGCGCCCATCGGCGCCGGCGTGCCGGGCATGAAGCTGGATAACGTCATCGGCATAATGAAGGCGTATTCCACCTGCGTGGGCGAAGGCCCCTTCACCGCCGAGATGTTCGGCGAGGAGGCGGAGAAGCTCCGCGCCGCCGGCGGCGAATACGGCGCCGCGACCGGACGTCCGCGCAGGGTAGGCCCCTTCGACGTGCCCGCCTCGCGCTACGGCGTGAAGATGCAGGGCGCGGACGAGCTCGCGCTGACGAAGCTCGACGTGCTCTCGTATATGGATAAGATCCCCGTCTGCGTCGCCTACGAGATCGACGGCGAACGCACCCGCGAATTCCCCAGCGGAGCGCGGCTCGACCGCGCGAAGCCCGTGGTCGAATACGTCGACGGCTTCGGCGACGTTTCCGGCTGCCGCAGCTACTCCGAGCTGCCCGCGGCGGCGCGGCGTTACGTCGAATACCTCGAGGACGCCGTAAATTGCCGTATCGGCTACGTTTCGGTGGGAGCGGGAAGAGATGAGTATCTGAGAAAATAA
- a CDS encoding biotin transporter BioY has translation MAITDRRIRGAVEIALAAVLITVCSWITVPIPSVPFTLQIFGVYAAIFTLGGLKGTLSVALYIALGLVGVPVFSGFKPGLPALLGPTGGYIWGFLLSALFCWLAEAVLIKKPTALKTLAAAFASLLLCYAFGTGWFVYVYTRNVGGIGVWTALTLCVLPYIIPDVLKILGAYKLAQIVKKRVDL, from the coding sequence ATGGCCATTACCGACAGAAGAATCAGAGGCGCGGTGGAGATCGCGCTCGCGGCGGTGCTTATAACCGTATGCTCGTGGATAACGGTGCCGATCCCGTCGGTGCCGTTCACGCTGCAGATATTCGGCGTTTACGCGGCGATCTTCACGCTCGGAGGGCTGAAAGGCACTCTCTCCGTGGCGCTCTATATCGCGCTCGGGCTCGTCGGAGTTCCGGTTTTCTCCGGCTTCAAGCCGGGGCTGCCAGCGCTGCTCGGGCCGACCGGCGGCTATATCTGGGGCTTCCTGCTCTCCGCGCTCTTCTGCTGGCTGGCGGAGGCCGTGCTGATAAAGAAACCGACGGCGCTGAAAACGCTCGCCGCGGCGTTCGCTTCGCTGTTGCTCTGCTACGCCTTCGGCACCGGCTGGTTCGTATACGTTTATACGAGGAACGTCGGCGGCATCGGCGTCTGGACGGCGCTGACGCTCTGCGTGCTGCCGTATATAATCCCCGACGTGCTCAAGATCCTCGGCGCGTACAAGCTCGCGCAGATCGTGAAAAAGCGCGTCGATTTGTAG
- a CDS encoding DNA alkylation repair protein — protein MNVTERLAALAEPEYADFSAKLTPNIPRERFLGVRVPKIRALARELAGTPEAREFLAVLPHKYHEENLLHGFIVERVRGFDECAAELERFLPYIDNWAVCDCVTPPALKKDLPRLEALSRGWIASSETYTVRFGIRMLMAFFLDAAFKPEYPALVASVESGEYYVKMMAAWYFATALAKQYEAALPFIERGLPDVWTHNKAIQKAIESRRLTDERKEYLRGLKKNK, from the coding sequence ATGAACGTTACCGAACGCCTCGCGGCTCTTGCCGAGCCGGAATACGCCGATTTCAGCGCGAAGCTGACTCCGAATATCCCGCGCGAACGCTTCCTCGGCGTGCGCGTGCCGAAGATACGCGCGCTCGCCCGCGAGCTTGCCGGAACGCCGGAGGCGCGGGAGTTCCTCGCCGTTCTGCCGCATAAGTATCACGAGGAAAACCTGCTCCACGGCTTCATCGTCGAGCGCGTGCGCGGCTTTGACGAATGCGCCGCGGAGCTGGAACGCTTCCTGCCGTATATCGATAACTGGGCGGTTTGCGACTGCGTTACGCCGCCCGCGCTGAAAAAGGATCTGCCGCGGCTCGAGGCGCTTTCGCGCGGGTGGATCGCCTCCAGCGAGACCTATACCGTGCGCTTCGGCATACGGATGCTTATGGCGTTCTTTCTCGACGCCGCGTTCAAGCCGGAGTATCCCGCGCTCGTCGCCTCCGTGGAGAGCGGCGAATATTACGTGAAGATGATGGCGGCGTGGTATTTCGCCACCGCGCTCGCGAAGCAATACGAGGCGGCGCTGCCCTTCATCGAGCGCGGTCTGCCGGACGTCTGGACGCACAACAAGGCGATACAGAAGGCGATCGAGAGCCGCCGACTTACCGATGAGCGAAAAGAATACCTGCGCGGTCTTAAAAAGAATAAGTGA
- a CDS encoding family 78 glycoside hydrolase catalytic domain gives MKFNEVFGNAKWVTCEEGCISPYIRAEFEAPCKSAEITLCGLGYANLYINGRRVGDEFFLPLNSCYHYNPDLICVRDGGEELGSRTYPVKYDISDYLVEGKNALCVHLGPGWYAHGDMEKQEDEWIKPYGVVKAAWRVVFADGSELVSDESAVWAQSPLLSCNLYCCEIQDDAYYIPDVSEPECAFTGWKPVKLTDVPDTDYYFSDCPPDRIIRTITPKEISRRDGHITYDVGENITGRVVFTTDGPCGVGIRHSEGVTPEGEIDANYHHWQWMKYDCRGVREYSEMFKWSGFRYFEISDCAKVLRVEVIHTDVAVTAAFECDNETLNWYHDAFVRTQLNNMHGGIPSDCPHMERRGYTGDGELTCEAVMNILDCESFYRKWMKDISDCQDRKSGHVQHTAPYIPSGGGPGGWGCAIIEVPYQFWRQYGDIAPLKEMYPQAKKYFGYLDSVSADGVMYVDENDRMSWLGEWAVPIGWGERMNVALPPPYVTAYFYVRSLCRAIEAARVLGFEEDIPAFEAKKRFLLDVIVKNYYDPATGDFAKNTLFGNCYAVDLGLGDERTWDNLVASVEAERRLYTGIFGTDITLRLLFERGREDLAFMLMTSEKECSFGWWKNHGMTTLCEHWDMARSLDHPMFGSSDRYLFRYILGIRQPEDSHGWEKLVVKPVDIPQVSKASGHIDTPRGVVSVSFEKTDGNAGFVVETDIEGEFEFRGMSMHLKRGRNIIIQ, from the coding sequence ATGAAGTTCAACGAGGTATTCGGAAACGCCAAATGGGTGACCTGCGAGGAAGGATGCATTTCGCCGTATATCCGCGCGGAGTTCGAGGCGCCCTGCAAAAGCGCCGAAATCACGCTCTGCGGTCTTGGCTACGCGAATCTTTATATCAACGGCCGCCGCGTCGGCGACGAATTTTTCCTGCCGCTAAACAGCTGCTATCACTACAACCCCGATCTGATTTGCGTCAGGGACGGCGGCGAAGAGCTCGGCAGCCGCACATATCCGGTAAAATACGACATCAGCGACTATCTCGTCGAAGGCAAAAACGCGCTCTGCGTGCATCTCGGCCCCGGCTGGTACGCCCACGGCGATATGGAGAAGCAGGAGGACGAGTGGATAAAGCCCTACGGCGTAGTGAAGGCCGCGTGGCGTGTCGTCTTCGCCGACGGCAGCGAGCTTGTCTCCGACGAAAGCGCCGTCTGGGCGCAGTCGCCGCTTTTGAGCTGCAATCTCTACTGCTGCGAGATACAGGACGACGCTTATTATATCCCCGACGTTTCCGAGCCGGAATGCGCCTTCACCGGCTGGAAGCCGGTCAAGCTGACCGACGTGCCGGATACCGACTATTACTTCTCCGACTGCCCGCCCGACCGGATAATCAGAACGATAACACCGAAGGAGATCTCCCGCCGCGACGGGCATATAACCTACGACGTCGGCGAAAACATCACCGGCAGAGTCGTTTTCACGACCGACGGCCCCTGCGGAGTCGGCATCCGCCACAGCGAAGGCGTGACGCCGGAGGGGGAGATCGACGCAAATTATCACCACTGGCAGTGGATGAAATACGACTGCCGCGGAGTCCGCGAATACAGCGAAATGTTCAAGTGGTCGGGCTTCCGCTACTTTGAGATAAGCGACTGCGCGAAGGTGCTTCGCGTCGAGGTGATACACACCGACGTCGCCGTGACCGCCGCCTTCGAGTGCGATAACGAGACGCTCAACTGGTATCACGACGCCTTCGTCCGCACGCAGCTCAATAATATGCACGGCGGCATTCCGTCCGACTGTCCGCATATGGAGCGCCGCGGCTACACCGGCGACGGCGAGCTTACCTGCGAGGCGGTCATGAATATCCTCGACTGCGAGAGCTTCTACCGCAAGTGGATGAAGGATATCTCCGATTGTCAGGACAGAAAAAGCGGCCACGTTCAGCACACGGCGCCGTATATCCCTTCGGGCGGCGGCCCGGGCGGCTGGGGCTGCGCGATAATCGAGGTGCCGTATCAGTTCTGGCGGCAATACGGCGATATCGCGCCGCTGAAGGAGATGTATCCGCAGGCGAAAAAGTACTTCGGGTATCTCGACAGCGTCAGCGCGGACGGCGTTATGTACGTTGACGAAAACGACCGTATGAGCTGGCTCGGCGAGTGGGCGGTCCCGATCGGCTGGGGCGAGCGTATGAACGTCGCGCTCCCGCCGCCTTACGTCACCGCGTATTTCTACGTCCGTTCGCTTTGCAGGGCGATAGAAGCGGCGCGGGTGCTCGGCTTTGAAGAGGATATACCCGCCTTCGAGGCGAAAAAACGCTTTCTGCTCGACGTTATCGTCAAAAACTATTACGATCCCGCGACCGGAGATTTCGCGAAAAACACCCTTTTCGGCAACTGCTATGCGGTCGATCTCGGGCTCGGCGACGAACGCACGTGGGATAACCTCGTCGCATCCGTCGAGGCGGAACGGCGCCTTTACACCGGCATTTTCGGCACGGATATAACCCTGCGCCTGCTCTTCGAGCGCGGCAGGGAGGATCTGGCGTTTATGCTGATGACCTCCGAAAAGGAATGCAGCTTCGGCTGGTGGAAAAACCACGGTATGACGACTCTCTGCGAGCACTGGGATATGGCGCGCTCGCTCGATCATCCGATGTTCGGCTCGTCCGACAGGTATTTGTTCAGATATATCCTCGGAATTCGTCAGCCGGAGGACTCGCACGGCTGGGAAAAACTGGTCGTAAAGCCGGTCGATATCCCGCAGGTAAGCAAGGCGTCGGGTCATATCGACACGCCGCGAGGCGTGGTATCCGTCAGCTTCGAGAAGACGGACGGCAACGCCGGCTTCGTTGTGGAAACGGATATCGAGGGCGAATTCGAGTTCCGCGGAATGTCTATGCATCTGAAACGCGGACGGAACATAATAATACAGTAA
- a CDS encoding DUF2284 domain-containing protein, which yields MDKIELAARAADETGFFQYGFVPVSELKTSEEVRKMCESNVCRRYGATWACPPAFGTVSECAERLKKYGAAMIFSRKYDLDDSFDFEGMTAGAKDFHAAAERLWQRVKADLPEGLLMANEGCVKCEKCTYPDAPCRFPDSLHPSLEGYGFMVSEVAAQAGINYINGANTVTYFGALFF from the coding sequence ATGGATAAAATAGAGCTTGCGGCGCGCGCCGCCGATGAAACCGGCTTTTTCCAATACGGTTTCGTGCCCGTTTCGGAGCTGAAAACGAGCGAAGAAGTCAGGAAAATGTGCGAAAGCAACGTATGCCGCCGCTACGGCGCGACCTGGGCGTGCCCGCCGGCGTTCGGCACCGTTTCCGAATGCGCCGAACGGCTGAAAAAGTATGGCGCGGCGATGATTTTTTCGCGCAAATACGACCTCGACGATTCCTTCGATTTCGAGGGTATGACGGCGGGCGCGAAGGATTTTCACGCCGCTGCTGAGCGGCTCTGGCAGCGCGTTAAAGCGGATCTTCCGGAAGGTTTGCTTATGGCGAACGAGGGGTGCGTAAAGTGCGAAAAATGCACCTATCCGGACGCGCCGTGCAGATTTCCCGATTCGCTGCATCCCTCGCTCGAGGGCTACGGCTTTATGGTAAGCGAAGTCGCCGCGCAAGCGGGAATAAACTATATTAACGGCGCGAACACGGTCACGTATTTCGGCGCGCTCTTTTTCTGA
- a CDS encoding tyrosine-protein phosphatase yields MKKTVSFSVSRVISIILSLVVLVSCAGVIPPAVTASAESPDEPVIVNAGFETGTASPWQLGGNSEIVAGGRDGSAYALKVAGVAWTHVKQQISVSPNTDYRITGWVKRVSGTGAHYLYAKGPTDQPIAAINGTRQYFTYMDSDWVMHKWEFNSGSFTTINIDMVIEDPDSVFLYDDISIKELLPSSFDGYIYNGNFETGDYNPWSIKSPAAIVAGGRDGSDYAFRMEGGQWSSASQNVEVEPHTDYRLTGWVKRVSGTGAHYLYAKDQNGGNISAINGTKQWFNQTTTDWVEHVWEFNSGTFSYIKVYITVEDPNSVFLYDDIKLEKLCTASFDGYITNGDLETGSAGGWNLNDGTSVVTGGYNSGYALKVGGSAGTAVTQNVKVEGLTDYRLTVRIKRISGRGAHSILAKKGDAVLENINGTDGKITFTDRKWHEQSIEFNSGRTAVVTVCLSVDAAGSVFLYDNITLEKIGAVDYSGVLKGDVTLDSAVDEADLALAVSAVKGGTQLEGAAEYAADMNCDGRVNEDDVSLLRAYLNNGSAPVLLYPTRGETVANASWQIDELLTNYRPGKSDEYSGIGSRPDQYARDDVVLRWMPAAGAAEYTVLLADNPALTGAKTYGVSEPTLSVQNLMVNTDYYWAVEVGGARSDIGTFHTADTVRTLWIEGVSNTRDIGGWKTADGTQRVKYGIAYRGAKFDDFTEAGKQAIIDLGIKTDVDLRGNNEGVNEPLKKLGVTWYLAGYYGCAMYNGTDSTSIERIGSNHVNGTINALRAYANPANYPAYFHCSYGRDRTGTLGLLLLGLLGVSKVDIQKDYEMTFLSEWGGGGLSAEGHVSLLNRTISWIQTNYAQGGTLQESIEAYVLAAGLSAGEIAAIRANMLEPVPEETAVTGIEIASVPDKTEYYAGDLLDPAGGELSVAFSDGTVKTVKMSIDMIGGFDRNAAGVQTLTVTYEGFTAQFEVTVVETVIRGDMDGDGVITVSDALVALRIAARLTEETPEAIAIGDADGDGAITVSDALRILRVAAKLADTL; encoded by the coding sequence ATGAAAAAGACCGTATCGTTTTCCGTCAGCCGTGTGATTTCGATCATACTTTCGCTGGTTGTTCTCGTTTCCTGCGCCGGAGTTATACCGCCGGCAGTTACCGCATCCGCGGAAAGCCCTGACGAGCCGGTCATAGTAAACGCCGGTTTCGAGACCGGCACGGCGAGCCCGTGGCAGCTCGGAGGCAACTCGGAAATCGTCGCGGGCGGCCGTGACGGCAGCGCATACGCGCTGAAGGTCGCGGGCGTTGCGTGGACTCACGTCAAACAGCAGATTTCGGTCAGTCCGAACACCGACTACCGTATTACCGGCTGGGTCAAGCGCGTTTCCGGCACCGGCGCGCACTATCTCTACGCGAAGGGCCCGACCGATCAGCCGATAGCGGCGATCAACGGTACGAGGCAGTATTTTACATACATGGACTCCGACTGGGTGATGCACAAGTGGGAATTCAACAGCGGCAGCTTCACCACTATCAACATTGATATGGTTATAGAAGATCCCGACTCGGTCTTTCTTTACGACGATATTTCCATAAAAGAACTCCTGCCCTCGAGCTTTGACGGTTACATCTACAACGGCAACTTTGAGACCGGCGACTACAATCCGTGGAGCATAAAAAGCCCTGCGGCAATCGTCGCGGGCGGCCGTGACGGGAGCGACTACGCCTTCAGAATGGAAGGCGGTCAATGGAGCTCGGCGTCACAGAACGTAGAGGTCGAGCCGCATACCGACTACCGTCTCACCGGCTGGGTGAAGCGCGTTTCCGGCACCGGCGCGCACTATCTTTACGCAAAAGATCAGAACGGCGGAAACATCTCCGCGATTAACGGCACGAAGCAGTGGTTCAACCAGACGACTACCGATTGGGTGGAGCACGTCTGGGAGTTCAACAGCGGCACGTTTTCTTACATAAAAGTTTACATAACCGTTGAAGACCCAAACTCCGTTTTCCTCTACGACGATATAAAGCTTGAAAAGCTCTGCACCGCGAGTTTTGACGGATACATTACGAACGGCGACCTTGAGACCGGCAGCGCAGGCGGTTGGAATCTCAACGACGGCACGTCTGTCGTGACCGGCGGCTACAACAGCGGCTATGCGCTGAAGGTCGGCGGAAGCGCGGGCACCGCCGTAACTCAGAACGTAAAAGTTGAGGGACTTACCGACTACCGTCTCACCGTTCGCATCAAGCGAATAAGCGGCAGAGGCGCTCACAGCATCCTCGCCAAAAAGGGTGACGCCGTTCTGGAAAACATAAACGGAACCGACGGCAAGATCACGTTTACCGACAGAAAGTGGCACGAACAGTCGATCGAATTCAACAGCGGAAGAACGGCCGTAGTGACCGTTTGCCTCAGCGTCGACGCGGCAGGCTCGGTTTTTCTGTACGACAATATAACGCTCGAAAAGATCGGGGCCGTTGACTACAGCGGCGTGCTCAAAGGCGACGTTACGCTCGATTCCGCCGTTGACGAAGCCGACCTCGCCCTTGCGGTAAGCGCCGTGAAGGGCGGAACGCAGCTTGAAGGCGCCGCCGAATACGCCGCGGACATGAACTGCGACGGCAGGGTGAACGAAGACGACGTTTCGCTCCTCCGCGCTTACCTGAATAACGGCTCCGCGCCGGTTCTGCTTTACCCGACCCGCGGCGAGACCGTCGCGAACGCCTCCTGGCAGATAGATGAGCTGCTTACGAATTACAGACCCGGCAAGTCGGACGAATACTCCGGCATCGGCAGCCGCCCCGACCAGTACGCGCGCGACGACGTCGTTCTGCGCTGGATGCCGGCGGCGGGAGCGGCGGAATATACCGTGCTGCTCGCGGATAACCCAGCTCTGACCGGCGCGAAGACATACGGTGTTTCCGAGCCGACGCTTTCCGTACAGAATCTCATGGTAAACACCGACTACTACTGGGCGGTCGAGGTCGGCGGAGCGCGCTCCGATATCGGTACATTCCACACCGCCGATACCGTCCGCACCCTCTGGATCGAGGGCGTCTCCAACACCCGCGATATCGGCGGCTGGAAAACCGCGGACGGCACTCAGCGCGTGAAATACGGCATCGCGTACCGCGGCGCGAAGTTCGACGACTTCACCGAAGCCGGCAAGCAGGCGATAATCGACCTCGGCATAAAGACCGACGTCGACCTGCGCGGCAACAACGAGGGCGTCAACGAGCCGCTGAAAAAGCTCGGAGTTACCTGGTACCTCGCCGGATACTACGGCTGCGCGATGTATAACGGCACCGACTCGACGAGCATCGAGCGCATCGGCAGCAACCACGTCAACGGCACGATCAACGCGCTTCGCGCCTACGCGAATCCCGCGAACTACCCCGCCTATTTCCACTGCAGCTACGGCCGCGACCGCACCGGCACGCTCGGTCTGCTTCTGCTCGGTCTTCTCGGCGTTTCAAAAGTCGATATACAGAAGGATTACGAGATGACCTTCCTCTCCGAATGGGGCGGCGGCGGACTCAGCGCCGAGGGGCACGTCTCGCTCCTCAACAGAACGATAAGCTGGATCCAGACGAACTACGCGCAGGGCGGGACGCTTCAGGAGTCTATCGAAGCGTACGTGCTTGCGGCGGGACTTTCCGCCGGCGAGATCGCCGCGATCCGCGCGAATATGCTCGAGCCCGTTCCCGAGGAAACCGCCGTTACCGGAATCGAGATCGCGTCCGTACCCGATAAGACGGAGTATTACGCGGGCGACCTGCTCGATCCCGCGGGAGGCGAGCTCTCCGTCGCCTTCAGCGACGGCACCGTAAAAACGGTTAAGATGAGCATAGATATGATCGGCGGATTCGACAGAAACGCCGCAGGCGTGCAGACGCTCACCGTTACCTATGAAGGCTTCACCGCGCAATTCGAGGTTACCGTCGTTGAGACGGTAATACGCGGCGACATGGACGGCGACGGAGTAATAACCGTTTCCGACGCGCTCGTCGCACTGCGTATCGCCGCGAGGCTCACGGAAGAAACGCCGGAAGCAATCGCGATAGGCGACGCGGACGGCGACGGCGCGATAACGGTTTCCGACGCGCTGCGCATACTGCGCGTAGCCGCGAAGCTGGCCGACACTCTGTAA